A window of the Scophthalmus maximus strain ysfricsl-2021 chromosome 8, ASM2237912v1, whole genome shotgun sequence genome harbors these coding sequences:
- the LOC118312629 gene encoding transcription factor JunB-like — MSTIMEHPFYDDSFLSAYGHPGAALPDYKLLKQNMNLNFADSYRNSNFKSQHLRADSDLYSAEAADVCSLKLASPELERLIIQNSNGVITTTPTPGQYLGYRGITEEQEGFAEGFVKALDDLHKMNQMAPPNVSIGTGGVACSAPASVFGSSMHPEPLEYTTLSSCTNNPSLSSAASYPSTTISYLPHHQYHQHAQAVAHGSHHFQHSLAGAGIHSQRFGGLKEEPQTVPDMQSSDNSSPPMSPIDLENQERIKAERKRLRNRLAASKCRRRKLERIARLEDKVKGLKTDNAGLSNTASVLRDQVAQLKQKVMTHVSSGCQLMLAPKVKSY; from the coding sequence ATGTCCACAATAATGGAACATCCTTTTTATGACGACTCGTTTCTCTCTGCTTATGGCCATCCAGGCGCAGCGCTGCCAGACTACAAGCTGCTAAAGCAGAATATGAACCTGAACTTCGCCGATTCATATCGGAACTCAAACTTCAAGTCCCAGCACCTGCGCGCCGACAGTGATTTATATTCGGCGGAGGCGGCGGACGTGTGCTCTCTGAAACTTGCTTCTCCTGAACTGGAGCGACTGATCATCCAGAACAGCAACGGGGTCATCACGACAACGCCGACACCTGGTCAGTACCTTGGCTACCGCGGgatcacagaggagcaggagggctTCGCTGAAGGTTTTGTCAAAGCGCTGGACGACCTTCACAAGATGAACCAGATGGCTCCTCCAAATGTGTCCATCGGCACCGGCGGCGTCGCCTGCTCGGCTCCAGCCTCCGTGTTTGGGTCCTCAATGCATCCAGAACCGCTCGAGTACACCACCCTGAGCAGCTGCACCAACAACCCCAGCCTGTCCTCTGCAGCCAGCTatccctccaccaccatcagCTACCTGCCCCACCACCAGTACCACCAGCATGCTCAGGCCGTTGCGCACGGGTCCCATCATTTCCAGCACTCACTGGCCGGTGCAGGTATCCACTCACAGCGCTTCGGTGGGTTGAAAGAGGAGCCACAGACTGTGCCCGACATGCAGAGCAGCGATAACAGTTCGCCGCCGATGTCCCCCATTGACTTAGAGAACCAGGAGCGTATCAAAGCGGAGCGCAAGCGACTGAGGAACCGACTCGCAGCCTCCAAGTGTAGGAGGCGAAAGCTGGAGCGCATCGCTCGTCTGGAGGACAAGGTGAAGGGGTTGAAAACAGACAACGCCGGACTGTCGAACACGGCCTCCGTACTGCGGGACCAGGTGGCCCAGCTCAAACAGAAAGTGATGACGCATGTGAGCAGTGGCTGCCAGCTCATGTTAGCGCCGAAAGTGAAGTCTTATTGA
- the prdx2 gene encoding peroxiredoxin-2, translating to MSSGNAKIGMPAPDFKATAVVDGEFVEIKLSDYRGKYVVFFFYPLDFTFVCPTEIVAFSDRAEEFRSMGCEVIGCSVDSHFSHLAWINTPRKQGGLGTMKIPLVADLTKTISRDYGVLKEDDGIAYRGLFVIDDKGILRQITINDLPVGRSVDESLRLIQAFQHTDKHGEVCPAGWKPGSDTIIPDVEKSKAFFSKQ from the exons ATGTCTTCTGGAAATGCTAAGATTGGCATGCCTGCCCCAGACTTCAAGGCCACAGCTGTAGTGGATGGAGAGTTTGTGGAGATCAAGCTGTCGGACTACAGAG GGAAATATGtagtcttcttcttctaccccCTGGACTTCACATTTGTGTGCCCCACTGAGATTGTGGCCTTCAGCGACAGGGCAGAGGAATTCCGCAGCATGGGCTGCGAAGTCATCGGCTGCTCTGTAGACTCTCACTTCAGTCACTTGGCATG GATCAACACACCAAGAAAGCAGGGGGGTCTGGGTACCATGAAGATTCCCCTTGTGGCAGACCTCACCAAGACAATTTCAAGAGACTACGGTGTGCTAAAGGAGGACGATGGCATTGCGTACAG GGGTCTGTTTGTGATTGATGACAAAGGCATCTTGAGGCAGATCACCATCAACGACTTACCTGTGGGTCGCTCTGTGGACGAGAGTCTGCGCCTGATCCAGGCCTTCCAGCACACTGACAAACACGGCGAGG TATGTCCTGCAGGCTGGAAACCTGGGAGCGACACCATCATCCCTGACGTCGAGAAGAGCAAAGCGTTCTTCTCCAAGCAGTAA